AGTATCTCGGCTCTCTCATCACCTGGTATAACTGGCCTGCCCCCTCCCTTCAACCGTCTGGTCGATGCGTCATCGTTTATCGCCACAACGAGAATGTCCCCGTATTCAGCTGCTTCGGATAGATATCTTACATGCCCCACGTGCAGAATATCAAAACAACCGTTCGCAAGTACTATCTTCTTCTCAGGACCATGACTCCTGACTATTTCATCCATGAGTGCATTAATTTCGTAGAATATCTTCTTGTCGGTCTCCATCACATTACCTTTCCTGCTCTACTCCAATGTTTCC
Above is a genomic segment from Candidatus Latescibacterota bacterium containing:
- a CDS encoding adenylyltransferase/cytidyltransferase family protein, which translates into the protein MMETDKKIFYEINALMDEIVRSHGPEKKIVLANGCFDILHVGHVRYLSEAAEYGDILVVAINDDASTRRLKGGGRPVIPGDERAEILTALSSVDYVLLFSESTVDGIIRELRPSVHAKGTDYTEESVPEAGTAMETGCRTVITGDPKDHSSGDIIKKMREE